In one window of Meleagris gallopavo isolate NT-WF06-2002-E0010 breed Aviagen turkey brand Nicholas breeding stock chromosome 12, Turkey_5.1, whole genome shotgun sequence DNA:
- the FAM227B gene encoding protein FAM227B isoform X2 → MEKPPLTFEEFLRSQDLKDWPTYVGLDEPHSLVDNLRKDCSFNAVSKRLYEHAPLTVTSLSDLEKRMNTCLIELKKHAERIFSLQCGPTSLEEQLIAPEQKIPTEQIDSELLTWESETRKTKVAKRITEESKGGNVESCSYPGFKNQLLEL, encoded by the exons ATGGAAAAGCCTCCTTTGACTTTTGAAGAATTCCTACGATCTCAAGACTTG AAGGACTGGCCAACATATGTCGGTTTGGATGAGCCTCATTCTTTGGTGGATAACTTAAGAAAAGACTGTTCCTTCAACGCTGTCTCTAAGAGGCTGTATGAACATGCTCCACTGACCGTCACTTCGCTCTCAgatttggagaagagaatgaaCACATGCCTTATTGAACTAAAGAAACATGCTGAAAGAATCTTCTCATTACAGTGCGGACCAACGTCTCTAGAAGAACAGCTAATTGCCCCTGAACAGA agattcCTACTGAGCAAATTGATTCAGAGCTTCTGACTTGGGAAAGTGAGACGAGGAAAACAAAG GTTGCCAAACGCATTACTGAGGAGTCAAAGGGTGGAAATGTAGAG agcTGTAGTTACCCTGGTTTCAAAAACCAACTTTTAGAATTATGA
- the FAM227B gene encoding protein FAM227B isoform X1 gives MEKPPLTFEEFLRSQDLKDWPTYVGLDEPHSLVDNLRKDCSFNAVSKRLYEHAPLTVTSLSDLEKRMNTCLIELKKHAERIFSLQCGPTSLEEQLIAPEQKIPTEQIDSELLTWESETRKTKVAKRITEESKGGNVEVSFIVLITFLKLHGILSYKRVLSCKSKKYFWYQPKGRKTEIYSRFNIKFSRLLEFRCTA, from the exons ATGGAAAAGCCTCCTTTGACTTTTGAAGAATTCCTACGATCTCAAGACTTG AAGGACTGGCCAACATATGTCGGTTTGGATGAGCCTCATTCTTTGGTGGATAACTTAAGAAAAGACTGTTCCTTCAACGCTGTCTCTAAGAGGCTGTATGAACATGCTCCACTGACCGTCACTTCGCTCTCAgatttggagaagagaatgaaCACATGCCTTATTGAACTAAAGAAACATGCTGAAAGAATCTTCTCATTACAGTGCGGACCAACGTCTCTAGAAGAACAGCTAATTGCCCCTGAACAGA agattcCTACTGAGCAAATTGATTCAGAGCTTCTGACTTGGGAAAGTGAGACGAGGAAAACAAAG GTTGCCAAACGCATTACTGAGGAGTCAAAGGGTGGAAATGTAGAGGTGAGCTTTATTgtgttaattacatttttaaaattacatggCATTCTTTCTTATAAACGTGTTCTGAGCTGTAAGTCAAAGAAATACTTCTGGTACCAACCcaagggaagaaaaactgaGATTTATTCAAGATTCAATATTAAATTTTCTAGACTACTTGAATTTAGGTGTACTGCATAA
- the FAM227B gene encoding protein FAM227B isoform X3, which translates to MEKPPLTFEEFLRSQDLKDWPTYVGLDEPHSLVDNLRKDCSFNAVSKRLYEHAPLTVTSLSDLEKRMNTCLIELKKHAERIFSLQCGPTSLEEQLIAPEQKIPTEQIDSELLTWESETRKTKVAKRITEESKGGNVEV; encoded by the exons ATGGAAAAGCCTCCTTTGACTTTTGAAGAATTCCTACGATCTCAAGACTTG AAGGACTGGCCAACATATGTCGGTTTGGATGAGCCTCATTCTTTGGTGGATAACTTAAGAAAAGACTGTTCCTTCAACGCTGTCTCTAAGAGGCTGTATGAACATGCTCCACTGACCGTCACTTCGCTCTCAgatttggagaagagaatgaaCACATGCCTTATTGAACTAAAGAAACATGCTGAAAGAATCTTCTCATTACAGTGCGGACCAACGTCTCTAGAAGAACAGCTAATTGCCCCTGAACAGA agattcCTACTGAGCAAATTGATTCAGAGCTTCTGACTTGGGAAAGTGAGACGAGGAAAACAAAG GTTGCCAAACGCATTACTGAGGAGTCAAAGGGTGGAAATGTAGAG